A window of the Arachis duranensis cultivar V14167 chromosome 5, aradu.V14167.gnm2.J7QH, whole genome shotgun sequence genome harbors these coding sequences:
- the LOC107488774 gene encoding uncharacterized protein LOC107488774, with translation MAVAANCARKTLQLASSSSARTLFSRRSFPLVKLNGLPSSPSRTYTQKRSLSFPRVPEQLAGVAQLVSLTPLHSATASALFTSLLSLHNTNWGCLSEGFATPL, from the exons ATGGCTGTGGCGGCTAATTGTGCAAGGAAAACCCTCCAActagcttcttcttcctccgcTAGAACCCTCTTTTCTCGTCGATCTTTTCCCCTTGTTAAACTCAATGGCTTACCTTCTTCTCCTTCTAGAACTTATACCCAGAAGCGCTCACTCTCCTTTCCAAG GGTTCCGGAGCAGTTAGCAGGTGTTGCACAACTAGTGTCTCTGACGCCATTACATAGCGCTACTGCCTCTGCCTTGTTCACTTCCCTCCTCTCTTTGCACAATACTAACTGGGGTTGTCTCTCTGAAG GTTTTGCAACACCTCTATAG